The following are from one region of the Anaeropeptidivorans aminofermentans genome:
- a CDS encoding copper amine oxidase N-terminal domain-containing protein: protein MKKFARPLAFALAALMAIPAMQSQALADTKYKINLNGRVLTTQNQIQNISDRILLPYREIGEAMGATVEWYEPERKVMAFRGNRYSFMNIGSSVVTYGEFTIDSLGYKQYTSEKTEFLPVAPVIINNWTYIPVRSIAETLGATVSWDAATNTAYITANAVADPVPPEPEVEIPDNYGDFSNTSYFRIISSSAIKEMYQDSNKYPFIFVLYDSSEESSKMMVPNIQDAAQDEKYRIYGVDMNDSNNKASDNNWLWNGFFREREFKDPTVYFVKSKSDVTQMQAPTDMDKLQKEIAKFATVASTEYDYADFDDTTYFKSKSDTTIQKEYNNKNEFIVVLYDRTDEDSKQYIPVIKAAAKEKKALVYGLDIDKYPNFYKNVDFLKNYRYDATDELPVMFLMYKDKDDMETYKQPKTLEKVKSIIDEFNNHKSTSSSSRYDDIKNSILNNASIEQLDEYYRDNESFIVVLYDSSDKDSQEDVERIADILRTDDRFSYTRFYYGLNISSNTHDNSDWEDYNWLLDNAPSTSRFPALLYYKNGKYDSKLSDATSTSDIENFLKSKEK from the coding sequence CGACAGAATACTTCTTCCTTATCGTGAAATAGGAGAAGCCATGGGCGCCACCGTTGAATGGTATGAGCCTGAAAGAAAGGTTATGGCATTCAGAGGCAACCGCTATTCCTTTATGAATATTGGCAGCTCTGTAGTTACATACGGTGAATTTACAATAGATTCCCTTGGCTATAAACAATACACCAGTGAAAAAACTGAGTTCCTCCCCGTAGCTCCTGTTATTATTAATAACTGGACCTATATCCCTGTAAGAAGCATAGCTGAAACCCTCGGCGCAACCGTTTCATGGGACGCTGCTACAAATACGGCATATATAACTGCAAATGCTGTTGCTGACCCTGTACCCCCTGAACCTGAGGTTGAAATCCCCGATAATTACGGTGATTTTTCAAATACCTCTTATTTCAGAATCATATCCTCTTCCGCTATTAAGGAAATGTACCAGGACAGCAATAAATACCCATTTATTTTTGTTCTTTACGATAGTTCCGAAGAAAGCTCAAAAATGATGGTTCCAAATATTCAGGACGCTGCTCAAGATGAAAAATACAGAATTTACGGCGTGGATATGAATGATTCCAATAACAAGGCTTCCGATAACAATTGGCTTTGGAACGGTTTCTTCAGAGAAAGAGAATTTAAAGACCCGACAGTTTATTTTGTAAAATCCAAATCTGACGTTACTCAGATGCAGGCTCCTACAGATATGGATAAGCTTCAAAAGGAAATAGCAAAGTTTGCAACGGTAGCTTCCACTGAATACGACTATGCAGATTTTGACGATACAACTTATTTCAAGTCAAAATCCGACACAACGATTCAAAAAGAATACAACAATAAAAATGAGTTTATCGTGGTTCTCTATGACCGTACAGACGAGGATTCAAAGCAATATATCCCGGTAATCAAGGCTGCAGCAAAAGAGAAAAAGGCTTTAGTTTACGGCCTTGATATCGATAAATATCCTAACTTCTATAAAAATGTAGATTTTCTGAAGAATTATAGATATGACGCAACAGATGAGCTTCCTGTTATGTTCCTTATGTATAAAGACAAAGACGATATGGAAACCTATAAGCAGCCTAAGACCCTTGAAAAGGTAAAATCCATTATAGATGAATTTAATAACCATAAGAGTACTTCAAGCTCATCAAGATATGATGATATAAAGAATTCAATCCTTAACAACGCAAGCATTGAACAGCTTGATGAATATTACAGAGACAATGAAAGCTTTATCGTCGTTTTATATGATAGCTCCGATAAGGACAGCCAGGAAGATGTTGAAAGAATCGCCGATATCTTAAGAACTGATGACAGGTTTTCATATACCCGTTTTTATTACGGATTAAATATCTCTTCCAACACTCATGATAATTCAGACTGGGAGGATTATAACTGGCTTTTGGACAATGCACCGTCAACCAGCAGATTCCCTGCATTGCTGTACTACAAAAACGGCAAGTATGACAGTAAGCTTTCCGATGCTACAAGTACCAGCGATATAGAAAACTTCCTTAAAAGCAAAGAAAAATAG
- the mnmA gene encoding tRNA 2-thiouridine(34) synthase MnmA has translation MAEKVVMAMSGGVDSSVGAYLLKKQGYDVIGVTMQIWQDEKRCDIEDKGGCCGLSAVEDARKVCADLDIPFYVFNFKQIFKDKVINYFIDEYYLGRTPNPCIACNKHVKWEALLARALFMEAQYIATGHYAKITELKNGRYALQMDFNNPKDQTYALYGLTQFQLKHTLMPLSGIEKDEVRSIAKEIGLKVFNKPDSQEICFISDNNYGGFIEEEGGKKILPGNFVNTDGDIIGKHKGIVHYTVGQRKGLGIAFGKPMFVKEINPLTNEVVLSENKELFSEGLMASDINYMAVESVKEPMEAYAKIRYSHKPVLSEITAQGENILCKFKESQRAVTPGQAAVFYDKDGNILCGGVIERAV, from the coding sequence ATGGCTGAAAAGGTAGTAATGGCAATGTCCGGCGGAGTTGACAGCTCCGTCGGCGCCTATCTTTTAAAAAAGCAGGGCTATGACGTAATAGGCGTAACCATGCAAATATGGCAGGACGAAAAAAGATGCGATATCGAGGATAAGGGCGGTTGCTGCGGCTTGAGTGCCGTTGAAGATGCAAGAAAAGTATGCGCTGACCTGGATATTCCTTTTTATGTATTTAATTTTAAACAGATTTTCAAGGATAAGGTAATTAATTATTTTATAGATGAGTATTATTTGGGAAGGACGCCCAATCCCTGTATTGCATGCAATAAACATGTAAAATGGGAAGCTCTTCTTGCAAGAGCTCTTTTCATGGAGGCCCAATATATTGCTACAGGCCATTATGCTAAAATAACAGAGCTTAAAAATGGGCGATATGCCCTTCAAATGGATTTTAATAATCCAAAGGATCAGACATATGCGCTCTATGGCCTAACGCAGTTCCAATTGAAACATACGCTGATGCCTCTTTCAGGAATAGAAAAAGATGAGGTGCGTTCCATTGCAAAGGAAATCGGCCTAAAGGTATTTAATAAGCCCGACAGTCAAGAGATATGCTTTATAAGCGATAATAATTACGGCGGATTTATTGAGGAAGAAGGGGGTAAAAAAATACTTCCCGGAAACTTCGTAAATACAGACGGGGATATTATAGGAAAACACAAAGGTATAGTCCACTATACGGTCGGTCAAAGAAAGGGTCTTGGCATCGCTTTTGGAAAGCCTATGTTTGTAAAGGAAATCAACCCGTTAACAAATGAGGTTGTGCTTTCTGAAAATAAGGAGCTTTTTTCTGAAGGCCTTATGGCATCGGATATAAATTATATGGCGGTTGAATCTGTAAAGGAGCCTATGGAGGCCTACGCAAAAATTCGATACTCCCATAAGCCTGTATTATCCGAAATTACTGCTCAAGGGGAAAATATTCTCTGTAAATTTAAGGAGTCCCAAAGAGCCGTAACCCCCGGTCAGGCAGCGGTATTTTACGATAAAGACGGAAATATTCTCTGCGGCGGGGTTATAGAGAGGGCTGTGTAA